Proteins from a single region of Thermococcus sp. EP1:
- a CDS encoding DUF434 domain-containing protein, whose protein sequence is MLFLAYEDLKYLLNRGYRKKYALEFVANHYLLTSKERYFLMRCVFSDKEIEERKRKLLKKDGLRGKVIGIDGFNVLITLESLLEGKAILCEDGFLRDLKHQRGYRLHEDTSKILELLVGFLSNMGVKEVWFLYDSPVSRSGEIAKLTEEIMVRFKVPGKVELSKAPDHDLKRFEVVASSDIAVIQKVPLAVDIPKMIAEDRGLRWISFFEILENPHLLKS, encoded by the coding sequence ATGTTATTTTTGGCTTACGAGGATTTGAAATATCTGCTGAATCGAGGGTATAGGAAAAAGTATGCTCTTGAATTCGTGGCTAACCACTATCTTCTCACTTCCAAAGAGAGATACTTTTTAATGAGATGTGTTTTCTCAGATAAGGAAATTGAAGAAAGGAAAAGGAAACTGCTAAAAAAAGATGGGCTCAGGGGGAAAGTTATTGGCATCGATGGATTTAATGTCTTGATAACTCTTGAATCTCTACTGGAAGGAAAGGCAATTCTATGTGAAGATGGCTTTTTAAGAGATTTAAAACATCAAAGAGGTTACAGGCTACATGAGGATACGTCAAAAATCCTTGAGCTACTGGTAGGGTTTTTGAGTAATATGGGGGTTAAAGAAGTATGGTTTTTATACGATTCTCCTGTGAGCAGAAGTGGAGAAATAGCTAAGTTAACTGAAGAAATCATGGTGAGGTTCAAGGTTCCTGGAAAAGTCGAGCTATCTAAAGCTCCAGATCATGATTTAAAGAGGTTTGAAGTAGTTGCAAGTTCGGATATTGCGGTGATCCAAAAAGTGCCCCTAGCTGTTGACATACCAAAGATGATAGCAGAAGATAGAGGGCTGAGGTGGATATCCTTCTTTGAAATTTTGGAGAATCCGCATCTATTAAAATCTTAA
- the hisS gene encoding histidine--tRNA ligase, which translates to MVERIQRVKGTRDLLPEDMVKRRYVFERIREVFEAYGFKEILTPTFEYTKLFELRSGEEVVEQLYAFEDKGGRNLSLRPDLTSSVARLFVNSFQTAPKPIKWYYIGNMFRYEEPQSGRLREFWQAGVELIGSPNIEADAEVIALLIESYLSTGLKEFTVNIGDRILLDEFAKMLGVKDDIGLMRLIDKKDKMEKEEFIKALQDFGLNEDDIKKVFDLIELKGKPDEVLPKAYELFTSEIAKEELKKIEELFELLKAYGVENYALIDFGIARGFDYYTSIVFEAIAPNELGIGSIGGGGRYDNLIEVFGGKPTPATGFAIGIERLIPILENKGILPKFKVGSDAFVAYVGKDVEIKKKAIEITQMLRREGIKAEYDLQGRKLRKSLDYANSIGAKVAIILGKRDLAEGKVTIRNMESGEQKQVIIERIVEEAKEILG; encoded by the coding sequence ATGGTTGAAAGAATCCAGCGAGTTAAAGGAACGAGAGATTTACTCCCAGAAGATATGGTAAAACGTAGGTATGTATTCGAGAGAATCAGGGAAGTATTTGAGGCTTATGGATTTAAAGAAATACTTACGCCAACTTTTGAATACACAAAGCTCTTTGAGCTGAGAAGTGGAGAAGAAGTCGTCGAACAGCTTTATGCTTTTGAGGACAAAGGTGGAAGAAATCTTTCCCTCAGGCCTGATTTGACATCAAGCGTTGCCAGATTATTCGTTAACTCCTTCCAAACTGCGCCAAAGCCCATAAAGTGGTACTACATAGGAAACATGTTTCGATATGAAGAGCCTCAAAGTGGTCGCCTTAGAGAGTTCTGGCAAGCAGGAGTTGAACTTATAGGCTCACCAAATATAGAAGCAGATGCTGAAGTAATAGCGCTCCTTATAGAAAGCTATCTAAGTACTGGTTTGAAGGAATTTACTGTTAACATAGGAGACAGAATTCTCCTAGACGAGTTCGCTAAAATGCTTGGAGTAAAAGACGATATTGGGCTTATGCGACTGATTGACAAAAAAGATAAAATGGAAAAGGAAGAGTTTATAAAAGCACTCCAAGACTTCGGATTGAATGAAGATGACATTAAGAAGGTTTTTGATTTAATAGAGTTAAAGGGCAAACCAGATGAGGTTTTACCAAAAGCATACGAGCTTTTTACAAGTGAAATTGCAAAAGAAGAATTAAAAAAGATTGAGGAACTTTTTGAGCTTTTAAAAGCCTATGGTGTCGAAAACTACGCCCTCATTGATTTTGGGATAGCAAGAGGATTCGACTACTACACCAGCATAGTTTTTGAAGCCATAGCCCCCAACGAGCTTGGAATAGGTTCAATCGGTGGGGGCGGAAGATACGACAATTTAATCGAGGTCTTTGGAGGCAAGCCAACACCAGCCACGGGTTTTGCCATAGGAATAGAACGTTTAATCCCAATACTTGAGAATAAAGGAATACTACCCAAGTTTAAAGTTGGAAGTGATGCTTTCGTTGCCTACGTGGGAAAGGACGTTGAAATAAAGAAAAAGGCTATAGAAATAACTCAAATGCTTAGAAGAGAAGGCATTAAAGCAGAGTATGATCTGCAAGGAAGAAAGCTTAGAAAGTCTCTTGATTACGCGAATAGCATAGGAGCAAAAGTTGCAATAATTCTAGGAAAAAGAGATTTAGCGGAAGGGAAAGTCACAATAAGGAACATGGAAAGTGGAGAACAGAAACAAGTCATCATAGAGAGAATTGTAGAAGAAGCAAAAGAGATTCTTGGATGA
- a CDS encoding mechanosensitive ion channel family protein encodes MNVTNVSTIFEQGIFGENLFLTLTIGTVIKALLILLIGLVFAKIVKRYLINLSRSTKYVWIVNEDTASTLHNLIIIISVVYSFDALGILSYEVLGTSLSNLLTASLVFYFSYLLAKKSKDYWIMRTPQQRLPEVQLKAKLFYYILVILAFFIALNIAGFTGKLTTLLAAAGITGIILGFASQTVVANFVSGIFMYFDKPLKIGDPVEVGGYSGIVHDIRILSTRIRTWDGLLVRIPNEKLFNSDIKNLQKYPARRVDIIVTIAYKEDIQKAINLIKEMLDEMPYVLAEPEPAVFVDNLGDNGVHIAVRAWAPSEKWFNVRTQILQRIKDTLEREGIEIPFPQRVNWFAEELRVRIEGKEI; translated from the coding sequence ATGAATGTTACTAATGTATCCACTATTTTTGAACAGGGAATATTTGGTGAGAATCTTTTTCTGACTTTAACTATAGGTACAGTGATTAAAGCGCTGTTAATTCTTTTGATTGGTCTTGTGTTTGCTAAGATCGTCAAGAGATATCTTATTAACCTTTCAAGAAGCACCAAGTACGTATGGATAGTGAACGAAGATACAGCGTCAACCCTCCATAACTTAATCATCATAATCTCAGTTGTGTATTCATTTGACGCTCTTGGAATTCTTTCTTATGAAGTTTTGGGAACAAGTTTAAGCAATCTGCTAACGGCATCCTTAGTCTTTTACTTCTCTTACCTTCTTGCTAAGAAGTCAAAGGACTATTGGATAATGCGTACTCCTCAACAAAGGCTTCCAGAAGTTCAACTTAAAGCAAAGCTCTTTTATTATATCTTGGTTATCTTAGCGTTTTTTATAGCTCTTAATATAGCAGGGTTCACAGGAAAATTAACCACCTTATTAGCAGCAGCGGGTATAACAGGTATTATTTTGGGATTTGCCTCTCAGACTGTTGTTGCAAACTTCGTTTCGGGAATTTTCATGTATTTTGATAAGCCTCTCAAAATTGGGGATCCTGTTGAAGTTGGTGGTTATTCGGGCATTGTCCACGATATAAGAATACTCTCCACTAGAATAAGAACGTGGGATGGCCTTTTAGTAAGGATTCCAAATGAAAAGCTCTTTAACAGCGATATAAAAAATCTCCAGAAATACCCTGCGAGGAGAGTTGATATTATTGTAACCATAGCGTATAAAGAAGACATCCAGAAAGCCATTAATCTCATAAAGGAAATGCTTGATGAGATGCCATACGTCTTAGCAGAACCTGAGCCGGCAGTTTTTGTAGATAACCTTGGAGATAATGGTGTCCACATAGCTGTTAGAGCATGGGCACCTAGTGAGAAGTGGTTTAATGTAAGAACTCAAATACTCCAGAGGATAAAGGATACTCTCGAAAGAGAGGGAATAGAGATACCATTCCCACAAAGGGTAAATTGGTTTGCTGAGGAGCTTAGGGTAAGAATTGAAGGGAAAGAGATCTAA
- a CDS encoding METTL5 family protein, whose product MKKKHLAMILSNLKGFKDPKPELEQYKTPGDVASELLWLAYTLGEVKDKVIADLGAGTGVLSIGASLMGAKKVYAIDKDGNALKIAIENAKTLEITNINFIESDVSDFNVKVDIVIMNPPFGSQNPKADRPFLLKAFEISNVVYSIHLAKSEVRKFIEAFIRDNGFKITHRMTLPFEIPAQFFFHKKKLERILVDIYRFERE is encoded by the coding sequence ATGAAAAAGAAACATCTTGCAATGATTCTCTCAAATCTTAAGGGTTTTAAGGATCCCAAGCCAGAACTGGAGCAGTATAAAACCCCAGGGGACGTTGCAAGTGAACTTCTTTGGTTAGCTTACACACTAGGGGAAGTTAAAGACAAAGTTATAGCTGATTTAGGAGCCGGAACAGGAGTTTTGAGTATAGGAGCAAGTTTAATGGGTGCAAAAAAGGTTTATGCAATAGACAAAGATGGAAATGCTTTAAAAATAGCAATAGAAAATGCCAAAACTCTTGAGATCACAAATATAAACTTCATTGAAAGCGATGTTAGCGACTTTAATGTTAAAGTGGATATAGTGATAATGAACCCTCCTTTTGGAAGCCAAAACCCAAAAGCAGACAGACCCTTTCTTTTAAAGGCTTTCGAGATTAGTAATGTTGTGTATTCTATCCACCTAGCAAAATCCGAGGTAAGGAAATTTATAGAAGCTTTTATAAGAGACAACGGATTCAAGATAACTCATCGCATGACCTTGCCTTTTGAGATCCCAGCTCAATTTTTCTTCCATAAAAAGAAGCTCGAAAGAATTCTAGTTGACATATATCGTTTTGAGAGGGAATAA
- a CDS encoding HD domain-containing protein encodes MYTEEQLLGEIKRLLENDELYSLYEMTYREYRHYFDTTNYIVLNIYRFNDHGAIHVLLTTRRALEVLNILKRFGIKTTAEQLGKSFEWSKFIVAFGALFHDIGNMIHRDNHYQFSVLLAEPMVDDLAKKFEKEDWLLLKALTLNAIYTHDEAVPCTTIEGSCVTIADGCDMEEGRSRLAYKRDKVDIHAVSALAIDKVEIKEGDHEAPILVEAWMKHLAGIFQVDEILTKKVKSSLLSGRVRIRIHAGDEILEKVV; translated from the coding sequence ATGTACACCGAAGAACAGCTTTTGGGTGAGATAAAGAGGCTTTTAGAGAATGATGAACTTTACTCTCTTTATGAGATGACTTACAGGGAATATAGGCACTATTTTGATACAACAAACTACATAGTCCTCAATATTTATCGGTTTAATGATCATGGTGCTATACATGTGCTTTTAACTACAAGAAGAGCTCTTGAGGTCTTGAATATTCTCAAAAGGTTTGGAATCAAGACTACAGCTGAGCAACTCGGTAAGTCTTTTGAATGGAGCAAGTTTATAGTGGCTTTTGGAGCCCTGTTTCATGATATCGGAAATATGATTCACAGGGATAATCACTATCAGTTTAGTGTTCTTTTGGCTGAACCCATGGTAGATGACCTCGCTAAAAAATTCGAGAAGGAAGATTGGCTTCTTCTAAAGGCACTTACTTTAAATGCCATCTACACCCATGATGAAGCTGTTCCATGTACGACAATTGAGGGGAGCTGTGTCACCATAGCAGATGGCTGTGATATGGAGGAGGGAAGAAGCAGATTGGCCTACAAGAGGGATAAGGTGGATATACATGCAGTTTCCGCATTAGCTATAGACAAAGTGGAGATAAAAGAAGGGGATCATGAGGCCCCTATTCTCGTGGAAGCTTGGATGAAGCATTTAGCTGGGATATTCCAGGTGGATGAGATCCTTACAAAGAAAGTTAAAAGCTCTCTTTTGAGTGGGAGAGTTAGGATTAGGATACACGCTGGTGACGAAATCTTAGAAAAGGTGGTATAA
- a CDS encoding Tfx family DNA-binding protein yields MRTFLTDQQIKILRLRAKGLKQSEIAEVLGTSRANISILEKRALEKIEKARNTLLLWEQINSKVTVEVKKGEDIFRIPDEVFKKADKLGIKVPYTTAEIIAFLVENAPIVDRIAKEDFVLFLDNHDKLRISGYLLDEFDEIGKD; encoded by the coding sequence ATGAGAACTTTCCTCACGGATCAGCAAATCAAGATATTACGCTTGAGGGCTAAGGGACTAAAACAGAGTGAAATTGCTGAAGTTTTAGGAACAAGCAGGGCAAATATCAGTATTCTCGAAAAACGTGCTTTGGAGAAAATTGAAAAAGCCAGAAATACCCTGCTGCTATGGGAACAAATAAACTCTAAAGTTACGGTTGAAGTTAAAAAGGGAGAAGACATTTTTAGAATTCCCGATGAAGTTTTTAAAAAAGCAGACAAGCTTGGGATAAAAGTACCTTATACAACAGCTGAAATTATAGCATTCTTAGTAGAAAATGCTCCAATTGTGGATAGAATAGCAAAGGAAGATTTTGTTCTCTTTTTGGATAATCATGATAAGCTCAGAATAAGTGGGTACTTACTTGATGAATTTGATGAGATAGGGAAGGACTAG
- a CDS encoding MarC family protein — protein sequence MIAEVLSSALLMIIMIDPSDKILLVSLLREDFHIEDIKQLILRANLIGFLLLILFALAGKIILQDVFHIDLNALRVAGGFVLFKIGLEALEGGGMVTLKKEKNILALAAVPVATPLIAGPAAITTAITLTAEYGIEVSALAIMVAILSTALLMLVALYAMENISKTTLGIFIRIIGLFTMAIGAQMMVEGVGGIFLKLMKSTTF from the coding sequence ATGATAGCTGAAGTTCTAAGCTCAGCATTACTTATGATAATCATGATAGACCCTAGTGATAAGATACTCTTAGTTAGCTTACTTAGGGAAGATTTTCACATAGAGGACATAAAACAACTCATATTAAGGGCAAACCTCATAGGATTTCTCCTCCTCATCCTTTTCGCACTAGCTGGAAAAATAATACTGCAGGATGTGTTTCACATTGACTTAAACGCCCTTAGAGTGGCTGGAGGATTCGTGCTTTTCAAAATAGGTCTTGAGGCTCTAGAAGGGGGTGGAATGGTAACATTAAAGAAAGAGAAGAACATACTTGCCCTAGCAGCTGTTCCTGTAGCCACCCCATTAATAGCTGGTCCAGCTGCAATAACAACCGCAATAACACTAACAGCTGAATATGGAATAGAAGTTTCAGCCTTGGCCATTATGGTAGCAATCCTAAGTACTGCACTTTTAATGCTTGTAGCCCTGTACGCTATGGAAAATATCAGCAAAACAACCCTTGGGATATTTATTAGAATAATAGGTCTTTTCACAATGGCAATTGGTGCCCAAATGATGGTGGAAGGTGTTGGAGGAATATTCCTCAAACTTATGAAATCAACAACTTTTTAA
- the dph2 gene encoding diphthamide biosynthesis enzyme Dph2 yields the protein MHEIYEREVLEKLREIKAKKVLIQTPEGLKREAQMLARFLEENGIETIISGDINYGSCDPADREAKQLGCDALIHLGHSYMQLNLEVPTIFIPAFARVNMERILKKNLSEIKKLGRKITLVTTVQHIKDLNYVKAFLEREGFDVFLGKGDGRVSFPGQVIGCNFSSAKVDEDVGGVLFIGAGYFHPIGVALTIKKPTLAINPYSGDAIWVDKEAEKMIRKRWAQIAKAYDAKRFGVIISTKKGQLRIGEARRILELLKKHGKEGQLIAMNHISYPALEGFDFDAYVVVACPRVPIDDVENWRKPVLTPKELEILLGLREDYEFDEILGGERRKDEPLGISLKLPKPL from the coding sequence ATGCACGAAATTTACGAGAGAGAAGTTTTAGAAAAGTTAAGAGAGATTAAAGCCAAAAAAGTTCTTATCCAAACTCCAGAAGGCCTCAAAAGGGAGGCACAGATGCTTGCGAGGTTTTTAGAAGAGAATGGGATAGAGACAATAATAAGTGGTGATATAAATTATGGATCATGTGACCCAGCCGATAGAGAAGCAAAACAATTAGGGTGTGACGCTCTAATCCACTTGGGTCACTCATATATGCAGCTGAATTTAGAGGTTCCAACTATTTTTATTCCAGCCTTTGCCAGAGTCAATATGGAAAGGATTCTAAAAAAGAATCTCAGCGAGATTAAAAAGCTCGGGAGAAAAATAACTCTTGTAACAACAGTACAGCACATAAAAGATCTAAATTATGTTAAAGCCTTCCTAGAAAGAGAAGGTTTTGATGTCTTCTTGGGAAAAGGCGATGGGAGAGTGTCCTTTCCAGGACAGGTCATAGGGTGTAATTTCTCCTCTGCTAAGGTAGATGAAGACGTAGGGGGGGTTCTATTCATAGGCGCTGGATATTTCCACCCAATAGGAGTAGCCTTAACGATTAAAAAACCCACCCTAGCCATAAATCCTTACAGCGGAGATGCAATATGGGTAGATAAAGAAGCGGAGAAGATGATAAGGAAAAGGTGGGCACAAATAGCAAAAGCCTATGATGCCAAGAGATTCGGAGTTATTATAAGCACGAAAAAAGGTCAACTGAGAATTGGGGAAGCAAGAAGAATACTAGAACTCCTCAAAAAGCATGGGAAAGAAGGGCAGCTTATAGCAATGAACCACATAAGTTATCCTGCCCTAGAAGGATTCGACTTCGATGCGTATGTTGTTGTAGCATGCCCAAGGGTTCCAATAGATGATGTAGAAAACTGGAGGAAACCAGTACTAACCCCAAAGGAACTAGAAATTTTGCTAGGGTTAAGAGAAGATTACGAATTTGATGAAATCTTGGGAGGAGAAAGAAGGAAAGATGAACCTCTGGGAATAAGCTTGAAGCTCCCAAAGCCTTTATAA
- a CDS encoding RsmB/NOP family class I SAM-dependent RNA methyltransferase: MGKLKLSDRQLYALIEAIKLGEEVKPSQQAKRKAFAKYKINGWENSKLTGIFYSIQRRLGVIDEIIEELVGTSPLILDPWLRATLRVAIEVAIFRNPNEKTRGHLKGLAQFLSKRTHPYVGYYYYDLLPKILNYIPKLDSEEKKLKWEYLFPEWFIRRMRSLIGEETEDLLKALNDTLPMSIRINLLKTNMKEVEEYLESKNIRFERSRRVKTVLRLSDAFNPEWLFNKGFALPQEEASAMASLILAPKPGDVVVDLAAAPGGKTAHMAEIMMNTGVIYAFDIEKQRIKRMEEVLKRTGVKITKIIKADGRKAPEILGKEIADKVLLDAPCTSDGTIAKNPELRWRLREKNIPKVVSIQKELLESAWELLKPGGRLLYSTCSMLREENEEVVAWFLKRHSEAKLVPLEGPYDEGFLPGTMRAWPHRHKTIGFFYALIEKE, from the coding sequence ATGGGAAAACTTAAACTAAGCGACAGACAACTATATGCACTCATTGAAGCAATTAAGCTTGGTGAAGAGGTAAAGCCAAGCCAACAAGCGAAGAGAAAGGCCTTTGCAAAGTACAAGATTAATGGGTGGGAAAACTCAAAGTTAACCGGAATATTTTACTCTATCCAGCGTAGACTTGGAGTTATAGACGAAATTATCGAAGAACTTGTAGGGACTTCTCCTCTTATCTTAGACCCATGGTTGAGGGCAACGCTTAGAGTTGCCATAGAAGTCGCTATTTTTAGGAATCCTAATGAAAAAACACGAGGTCATTTAAAGGGCCTAGCACAGTTTCTCTCTAAGAGAACACATCCATATGTGGGTTATTATTACTACGATCTCCTTCCAAAAATTTTAAACTATATTCCTAAGCTCGATAGCGAAGAAAAAAAGCTCAAATGGGAATATCTATTTCCCGAATGGTTCATAAGGAGAATGAGAAGCCTTATTGGAGAAGAGACTGAAGACCTTCTTAAAGCACTCAACGACACCCTTCCAATGAGCATAAGGATCAACCTTCTCAAAACAAACATGAAAGAGGTAGAGGAATATCTTGAAAGTAAAAATATTCGTTTTGAGAGAAGCAGACGAGTTAAGACCGTGTTGAGACTCTCAGATGCTTTTAATCCAGAATGGCTCTTTAACAAAGGATTTGCCCTACCTCAAGAGGAAGCCTCTGCAATGGCTTCCCTAATTCTAGCCCCGAAACCCGGAGATGTTGTTGTAGATCTAGCAGCAGCTCCAGGTGGTAAAACTGCCCACATGGCAGAGATTATGATGAACACGGGCGTGATTTATGCCTTCGACATTGAAAAACAAAGGATAAAGCGCATGGAAGAAGTATTAAAGAGAACAGGTGTTAAAATTACAAAAATTATCAAGGCAGATGGAAGAAAAGCCCCTGAAATTCTAGGAAAAGAGATAGCAGATAAAGTTCTCCTCGATGCTCCCTGCACAAGTGATGGAACTATAGCAAAAAACCCTGAACTTAGATGGCGTTTAAGAGAGAAGAATATCCCAAAGGTAGTATCCATCCAAAAAGAGCTCCTTGAAAGTGCATGGGAACTCTTGAAACCTGGAGGCAGACTCTTGTACTCAACATGTTCAATGCTGAGAGAGGAAAACGAGGAAGTCGTAGCATGGTTCCTCAAACGCCACAGTGAGGCAAAGTTGGTTCCTTTAGAGGGACCCTATGATGAAGGCTTTCTCCCTGGCACTATGAGAGCATGGCCCCATAGACATAAGACCATCGGCTTTTTCTATGCTCTAATAGAAAAAGAATGA
- a CDS encoding PadR family transcriptional regulator, protein MFGNSKEKALTKLRKEIRTGIYAYFILSLLKKDKMHGYAIRKALEELSDGNFVPTESTLYGILKTLEKYNMIKGEWMEVGGRTRKYYEITHLGEDVFQELKKEIELVKRLLETGYL, encoded by the coding sequence TTGTTTGGTAATTCCAAAGAGAAGGCCCTTACAAAGCTGAGAAAAGAAATAAGAACTGGGATATATGCATATTTTATCCTCTCTCTTTTGAAAAAAGACAAAATGCATGGTTATGCAATAAGGAAAGCACTGGAGGAACTAAGCGATGGAAACTTCGTACCCACTGAGAGCACTCTTTATGGTATTCTGAAAACTCTTGAGAAGTATAATATGATAAAAGGAGAATGGATGGAAGTGGGGGGAAGGACAAGGAAATATTACGAAATAACCCATTTAGGAGAAGATGTTTTTCAAGAGTTGAAAAAAGAAATTGAACTAGTTAAGAGACTGCTTGAAACAGGTTATCTTTGA
- a CDS encoding DUF432 domain-containing protein yields the protein MFEEHELKTKFIRIAGRKIHLLEDKGGVIRYRRDNVERLIKNSEEKLRILPSPATGYGVKLLMIKFKEPVVLPPQDSLIGFVEAPIEIDVKVGNLTIDHFILGREKYALYGTLESGIISRYHISPFYLEEPDSLGVAKLIVSNPSTEWKSLERVVIPIKGTPMYYEDKKAYYPLLVITIKDHIPEVNNTGRPPKEGLKSVGTELALPNFLMRW from the coding sequence ATGTTTGAGGAACATGAATTAAAAACTAAGTTTATACGAATTGCCGGGAGAAAAATCCATCTCCTTGAGGACAAAGGTGGAGTCATCAGGTATAGGCGGGACAATGTGGAGAGACTTATTAAAAATAGTGAAGAAAAGCTCAGAATATTGCCCTCTCCTGCAACTGGTTATGGAGTAAAACTTCTCATGATAAAATTTAAGGAACCAGTTGTACTTCCTCCACAGGATTCTTTAATTGGATTCGTTGAGGCCCCTATAGAGATTGATGTAAAGGTTGGAAACCTAACTATAGACCATTTCATATTAGGCAGGGAGAAATATGCTTTGTACGGGACACTAGAATCGGGGATTATAAGTAGATATCACATAAGCCCCTTTTATCTGGAGGAACCGGATAGTTTGGGAGTAGCAAAATTGATCGTCTCGAATCCATCCACTGAGTGGAAATCGCTTGAGAGAGTGGTAATTCCAATAAAAGGGACTCCAATGTATTATGAGGATAAAAAAGCATATTATCCACTGCTTGTTATCACGATTAAAGACCACATCCCAGAAGTTAATAATACCGGAAGGCCTCCAAAAGAGGGATTAAAATCCGTGGGAACTGAATTAGCTCTTCCAAACTTTCTCATGAGGTGGTGA
- a CDS encoding DUF3887 domain-containing protein: MKKLTLFFIILLATFALAERPYDNVAEATFNALKTGDYSLLEPHLDDAMKSAFKENDFKAFREDLISKYGDLQGYSFVKEGKAKEFILGYYAFEFEKADVTLRLVFREINGEYKLSGLWIDAVNAKESGLPLGIAIFFPIAGGFLALLTFYLLGFKKIGGAEILLGFVLVAITLFVQPLIQNAPFLGTSIRSNSDIVARGTSFMIIVAIWLGFVAGFFQEGLKYIFCRNRYLRDALFIGVGFGLGEAILLPLIQAVQLMTVGGIPPQLTTSLLSMGERYLATLFHAGTTIVLAYSYKNGFGRKALLTLSIAHGIVDTFAAYYQLTQSRIILLITYVLLLLVSLLLLHYGLPKVREEREEDRIVW, from the coding sequence ATGAAAAAACTTACATTGTTTTTTATCATTCTCCTGGCCACTTTTGCTTTAGCAGAGAGGCCGTACGATAATGTTGCAGAAGCCACTTTTAATGCACTCAAAACGGGAGATTATTCACTCTTAGAACCTCATCTTGATGATGCCATGAAAAGTGCTTTTAAGGAAAATGACTTCAAAGCCTTTAGAGAAGATCTGATTTCAAAATATGGGGATCTTCAAGGATATAGCTTTGTTAAGGAAGGAAAAGCTAAGGAGTTTATTCTGGGTTACTATGCCTTTGAATTTGAGAAGGCTGATGTAACTTTGAGGTTAGTGTTTAGAGAAATTAATGGAGAATACAAGCTTTCGGGTCTTTGGATTGATGCTGTAAACGCTAAAGAGTCCGGTCTCCCCTTGGGAATAGCGATTTTCTTTCCAATAGCTGGAGGATTCTTGGCCTTGTTAACCTTCTATCTTCTTGGATTCAAAAAGATAGGTGGGGCTGAGATATTGCTGGGTTTTGTACTGGTGGCAATAACTCTCTTTGTACAACCTTTGATTCAAAATGCTCCCTTCTTGGGGACAAGTATAAGGTCGAATTCTGACATTGTGGCTAGGGGAACATCATTTATGATCATTGTAGCTATATGGCTCGGATTTGTTGCAGGGTTCTTCCAAGAAGGGTTGAAATACATTTTCTGCAGGAACAGATATTTACGTGACGCTCTTTTCATAGGAGTGGGGTTTGGACTAGGTGAGGCAATATTGCTCCCACTTATACAAGCTGTTCAGCTAATGACTGTTGGGGGAATACCACCTCAACTCACAACTTCCTTGCTTTCCATGGGAGAGCGTTACTTGGCTACTCTCTTCCATGCGGGAACAACGATTGTTCTAGCATATTCATATAAGAATGGCTTTGGGCGAAAGGCACTTTTAACTCTGAGTATTGCTCATGGAATCGTGGATACATTTGCTGCCTATTATCAGCTCACCCAATCCCGGATAATTCTTTTGATAACCTATGTACTTCTTCTACTAGTATCACTCCTATTGCTTCATTATGGGCTTCCAAAAGTTAGAGAGGAAAGGGAGGAAGACAGGATTGTTTGGTAA